A window of Nicotiana tabacum cultivar K326 chromosome 24, ASM71507v2, whole genome shotgun sequence contains these coding sequences:
- the LOC107820897 gene encoding protein NRT1/ PTR FAMILY 5.6-like: protein MDKINVEIEQVMKAESVEIDGEKWVYDSSVDHKGRVPLRDSTGVWKASLFIIAIEFSERLSYFGIATSLIIYLTKVIHQDLKTAAISVNYWSGVTTLMPLLGGFLADAYLGRFSTVLVSSTVYFLGLLLLTMSRVVPSLKPCDSNLCDESKKVHEPIFFLAIYLISIGTGGHKPSLESFGADQFDDENPEERRKKMSFFNWWNFGLCCGLLLGVTLIVYVQEHVSWAMADIILTVVMASSIAIFVAGRSSYRYRKTTGSPLTPMLQVLIAAIRKRNLHLPSNPSHLHEVPKSETTQRKLLGHTTKLKFLDKAAILDHTQDSIEQQQNAWKLATVTKVEELKLLINMIPIWLTTLPFGICVAQAATFFIKQGVTMNRKIIHNFEIPPASIYALTAVGMIISVTIYDKILVPFMRRATGNERGISILQRIGIGMIFSVSTMVVAALVERKRLNVVHKNLFAGSASMSVFWLAPQFLIIGIGDGFTLVGLQEYFYDQVPDTMRSLGIALYLSVIGAANFISSLLITIVDHITENSGKSWFGKDLNSSRLDYFYWLLATITAVNLCVYVFVARSYTYKNVHSMTTMAVADCDDGDNRKAMV, encoded by the exons ATGGATAAGATAAATGTGGAGATAGAACAGGTAATGAAAGCAGAATCAGTAGAAATAGATGGGGAAAAATGGGTTTATGATTCTTCTGTCGATCATAAAGGAAGAGTTCCTCTTAGGGATTCAACTGGTGTTTGGAAGGCCTCCCTCTTCATCATTG CGATTGAATTCAGTGAGAGGCTGAGTTACTTTGGAATAGCCACAAGTTTGATCATATACCTAACGAAAGTCATCCATCAAGACCTCAAAACAGCAGCAATAAGTGTGAACTACTGGTCAGGGGTTACCACTTTGATGCCATTGCTTGGAGGCTTTCTGGCTGACGCATACTTGGGAAGATTCTCCACTGTTCTTGTCTCTTCCACGGTCTACTTCCTG GGCTTGCTTCTCTTGACAATGTCTAGAGTGGTCCCGAGCTTAAAACCTTGTGACAGTAACCTCTGTGATGAATCAAAGAAAGTCCACGAGCCAATTTTCTTCCTTGCCATATACTTAATCTCTATTGGAACCGGAGGACACAAGCCTTCTCTAGAGAGCTTTGGAGCTGATCaatttgatgatgaaaatcctgaagaaagaagaaagaagatgtcctttttcaactgGTGGAATTTTGGGCTTTGCTGTGGACTATTACTTGGTGTTACTCTTATCGTTTATGTCCAAGAACATGTTAGCTGGGCTATGGCAGATATAATACTCACAGTAGTTATGGCTTCTAGTATAGCCATCTTCGTTGCAGGGCGGTCATCCTATCGTTATAGAAAAACAACTGGAAGTCCATTAACACCCATGCTACAGGTGCTTATAGCTGcaattagaaaaagaaatctTCATCTTCCTTCAAATCCTTCTCATCTACATGAAGTTCCCAAGTCAGAAACTACCCAAAGGAAGCTCTTAGGCCACACCACAAAGCTGAA GTTCCTTGATAAAGCTGCAATCCTGGATCACACACAAGATTCAATAGAACAGCAACAGAATGCATGGAAACTTGCAACTGTGACCAAGGTGGAAGAACTGAAGCTACTTATCAACATGATTCCTATTTGGCTAACCACTTTACCGTTCGGTATATGTGTAGCACAAGCTGCAACTTTTTTCATAAAACAAGGCGTGACAATGAATCGGAAAATCATTCACAATTTTGAGATTCCCCCAGCCTCAATTTATGCCCTGACAGCAGTTGGCATGATAATATCTGTCACAATCTATGACAAAATCCTTGTACCTTTCATGAGAAGGGCAACAGGAAATGAGAGAGGCATTAGTATTCTCCAAAGGATCGGTATTGGAATGATCTTCTCGGTTTCTACTATGGTAGTTGCAGCTTTGGTTGAGAGAAAGAGACTGAATGTTGTTCATAAAAATCTTTTTGCGGGTTCAGCTTCAATGAGTGTGTTTTGGCTAGCACCACAATTCCTTATCATTGGAATAGGAGATGGATTTACCTTAGTGGGATTGCAAGAATACTTCTATGACCAAGTACCCGATACCATGAGGAGCTTGGGCATCGCACTTTACCTTAGTGTAATCGGTGCTGCAAATTTTATTAGCAGCCTCTTGATAACCATTGTGGATCATATCACAGAGAACAGTGGCAAGAGTTGGTTTGGGAAGGATCTAAATAGCAGCCGGCTTGACTATTTTTACTGGTTGTTGGCTACCATCACAGCGGTAAATTTATGTGTCTATGTTTTTGTTGCAAGGAGTTATACCTACAAGAATGTGCACAGCATGACAACTATGGCTGTAGCCGATTGTGATGATGGGGATAATCGTAAAGCAATGGTTTAG